The Candidatus Saccharibacteria bacterium RAAC3_TM7_1 nucleotide sequence AGCTCGGCTTCGGCGTAGACCTGAGCACCGATCGCAAGGATACTCATATCGCCAGGACTTGCAGCGATACGCTCGGCAACTTCCTTTTGCACCAGCAACACCGTAATGCGCGGCTTATTGACCGCTGTCATCAGCTTTTGGACAATTTTACTGGTAATGTAATAGGGCACATTGGCGACAACGACATAGCCCTTTGGTAATGTAGCCAGATCGAACTGTAGGATGTCTTCGTGAATAACTTCCAGATTTTTTCCCGGAAACTGCCCTGGTAATTTCCGTGCCAGATCCCTGTCAAACTCTACCGCCACAACATTCCCCGCGCGACCAAGAAGCTCAGAAGTTAGCGTGCCAAGCCCGGGTCCGATCTCAAGCACCGTATCACCGGCGTTAATACCAGCGGCATCGGCGATTTCGCCTAAGATGAAACGGTCGGTGAGCCAGTGTTGGCCGAGCTCTTTTTTCGGTCCGGCCACTAGAGTATGCCTTGTGCCTGCATTTTTCGAGCACAGCCGGGAAACTGTGTGTAGATGCTGGAACGAGACAGTAGGTTCTGGACGGCTTGCTTTTGTGCTTCTAGCGGCGCCTGATGCGGCATCCTTGAATTGTATGGTTCGGGAGCCACTGTTCGCCATGTCGACGGCACAAACTGGAAAGCACCATAAAACCCATTACCAGAATTCCGGTTGGCCGTCATGCCACTTTCACAATTTCCTAGCGCTGTAATCTGTATATTCGATAATGGACCACCGGTATACTTAAACTTCGCACCGACAACCTCCACTTGTTTGCTCGGTTGTTTGATGATAACAGTCTGGATCGTTTTTTTACTGACTTCACGGCCATTCTTCATGACGATCTCGTAGGTCACCATTTTTTTACCTTTTACGCCAGCTGCTTTTACCTGACGGTAACCAACTTTACGGTTCGCGTCCTGGATCTCTTCTGTCTCAAACGCCACCGCTTCTTCTTTGGTGACTGTCTGCTTTCCGTTGCGCCAAATCTCGAGTTTCATATTCGGAGTAATCCCGGCCGTGGCTGCTTTTGAGACCGTATCTTTCGCCCCAATAGTGATACGTTTCTCTTTCAGGAACTGCTCAATGGTTGTCGCCTGAGTGTAGACGGTACTTTCCTTACCATACAAGATAAGTTGCACCGGTACCGCCCGGTCGATAATCATTTCTTCGCTGGCACCGTCACGGAGCAGATTAGAGGCCATCTGAAGCGTGGCCGTATCCTCGTCTTGCAAGATTACCCCAGCGTGCTCGGCGATTTGGCTCGGTGTTTGGTACGCCGACATGACGAGCCGACGAGCTGTGCCATCAACGATTACAATCGGTCGAGCACGGTAAATATTCACCTGGTAGCTGTTGGTAACTAACGTCTCATCAAGCCCTGGCTCGACGATATCGTTCTTGTCTAGCGTCACCCGAGCCTCTTTGAAAACTGCGCGCAACGTATTCGCGTGCGTGATAATTCCCTTTTCCCGGCCACGGTCATGAATTGTAATCAAGCGTTCGCCGCTAGCTGGTGCGGCCTGGGCATGCGGTATCATCAAAAGCGCGAACAACCCCAACCCCGCAACGAGGCAAGCATAAAAGATAAGTAAAGGCGAAAACCGTTGTATTCGTATTCTCATAAAGGTGACACACTTCCACCAAAGTGTACTTGAACCATTATACCAAATATCCCTCTAAACCCAAGGCCGGCCTGGTGTGTTGCTGCCTCATAAGCGCTGCAGGCGGGCATACTCAACGTTGAGCTTTTTACGCTGACCTTGGTCAAACTGCACCGTTACGGCCAGGCCATCCACGTCCACGATTATCCCATCACCAAACTGGGCGGAACGAACTCGGTCATTAATGTCGAGTTCCGGTATTTCATCATAGTAAGCCGGTTCATCGTGGGATACTCGGTCAGCCCCAGCGGCCTGCAGGCTCACGCCATTACCCATATCTTTTAGAAAGCGTGATGGCGCGTTATAACCGCGTTCGCCAAACTGTAGGCGGCTGGCTGCATAGCTCAGGTGCAGCTCTTCACGCGCTCGGGTCATGCCCACGTAACAGAGACGACGTTCTTCTTCAAGTTCGCTTGGTCCGGCCTCGTGGACGCGTGCATGTGGGAAGATTCCTTCTTCCATACCGACCATGAAAACAACCGGAAACTCGAGCCCTTTGGCGGCATGCAGCGTCATAAGGGTTACTTTTTCTTCACTGCTGCTCTCATCGACGCTCGACATCAAGGCCACTTCTTCCAGGAAATCCGGTAGCGCTGCAAACGTCTTGGCGTCTGACACCAGTGAGCTGATGTTGCCCTCTCGCTCTTCGGCTTGCGGCGAACCATCACGGAGATACTCCAAGTAGCCACTTCGCTCCAGGATTTGCTCGATAATAGCACTTGGTTCACTGGCCATGTCGATACTCTGCAAGATATCTGCGAGTCTGATGAAGGAGTTTTTTGCTCGCGGTGTTAACCCATCGATTTCTTGCACGCGGCTAAGTGCCGTGACAATATCAAGGCCACTGCCCGCTTGCCAGATCATAAAACGCTCCAGACTACTGGCGCCAAGCCCCCGCGTCGGAACATTGGCGATGCGGCTAAAACTCATGCGATCTTGCGGTTGATAGAGGAGACGTAAGTAGGCGATAACGTCTTTTATCTCTTTGCGGTCGTAAAAGCGCACACCGCCGACGATTTGGTACGGGACTCGTGCCTGCAAAAATGCCCGCTCCAAGATATAGCTCTGGGCGTTGGTGCGGTATAACACCGCGAAATCGCCCGGCGTTCGTGCCTTTATCGCCGCCTGCGCACTGATACGGCTAGCGACGAGCCGAGCCTCTTCGGCTTCATCGTAGAGTTCATGAACCTGCACCGGTGTGCCCATGCCTTCGGCAGTCCATAGCTTCTTGTCGGTACGCCGGGTGTTCTTAGTAATCACATTGTGTGCTGCCTCGAGAATTGCTCCACTACTGCGATAGTTCTGCTCTAATTTGATGATACGCGCACCTGGAAAATCACGTTCAAAATTGAGAATGTTGGTAAAGTCGGCTCCGCGCCAACTATAAATACTCTGCCAGTCATCGCCGACAACACAGATGTTTCGTTCCGACCCAACTAAACTTTTGACGATCGTGTACTGTGCGGCGTTTGTATCCTGGTACTCGTCGATCATGATATGAGTAAATTTACTGCGCCATTTTTTACGCGCATCCGGCACTTCGCGAAAAAGCCGTACCGTTTCAAGCAACAGATCGTCAAAGTCCAGCGCACCGGCTTCTTTTCGTAGCTGTTCATAGCGTCGATAGACACTGGCGACTGTTTTTTGGAATGGGTAGTTAGCAGTGGCTTCAAATTCATCGGGATCAACCATCTCGTTTTTGGCGCTGGAGATGATATCGCTAACGACACGGGGTTTAATCTTCTTGTCTGTCACCCCACAATCTTTCATTGCCTGCTTGACGAGTCCCTGTCGGTCGTCCTGATCGTAGATCACGAAATTACTCTGAATACCGATCAGATGACCGTCGATTCGAAGCAGGCGCACACATATGCCATGGAACGTCCCCATCCAGGGCATAAATGATCGAGGAGGGCTCTGCCCTCCAGCTCCTCTGGAAATGAATTCCATAGAAGCTCCCTCCCGCTGAAGCTCGCTTGGGGCGCTCGTGCTTTCAGCTGGCTTCCGCTTTGGCGGCGCTTCGCTTAACAGTTTCCAAAGGCGCTCGCGCATTTCACGCGCGGCTTTATTGGTAAAGGTCACCGCCAGGATTTGCTCTGGCCAGATACCTTTTTCAGCAATTAGATACGCAATCCGATGCGTCAGCGTCTTCGTCTTACCGCTGCCCGCGCCCGCCAAAATCAAGAGCGGCCCGTCACCGGACGTCACGGCGCTCGCTTGAGCCTCGTTCAACCCCTCAAGTATATTCATTACTATCTAGTATAGCGGAGTTTTACGGGATAATGCCAGTCGCGTAGAGTAAGGCTGCGCCACCGCCACCAAGTGCAAGTAGCAGTACCACCCAGACGATCCAAAGCCAGCCCGCTTTCTTCTTTGTTGGGTGCGCAAGTGGTTGCGGTACACTGGCTGCATCGTAGATCGCCGCGTGGCTGTCGTCACCACTACTGGGCTGTTCCTTGTACTGCTGCGTAATCGATGTCGGACCGCTGGGTACCGTCATTTTCTCAAGCTCGGGCATCACCGGCGCGTGAGCGGCGGTCAGTTCTTTTGACTCAATGGTTACGAGATCATTGGCGAGCTCGGCGGGAAGTGGTATCGGTGGGTTGCCGTCGTCTTTATCGGTTGACATGATTTCGGACGAAAGCAGATCTTTGTCTTCGCCTCCAGTTGGCGGTTGATTGCCAAGCGGACGTTTTTCTACTTTGGTGTCCGGCAGAAAGGGCGAGTCGGCAATGGCTGCCGATGCCTTTTGGTCATCATCTTTAAGCAGTACCGTGCTACCAGAACCAGACATTGACAGAGGAGTAACTGACGGCTTGGCTGACTCAGCCAGTGAAATCGGATCGGGCATAATATCGTGTGATACTGGCGGCGCGGCGGCTTCACTCGGCTTGGCCGACTCTACGGCAGCAGCCACCGATGGCCGCGGTGTGATAGCGATACCTTCGCGTGAGGGTGGGGTTAGAGAGCGCGACTGCTTCATGTCACCCGATGGGTGTACAACATCCATGAAACGGCCAGATGAACGTTGCGTCGGCACGACTACCCGTGACGAAGGACGTTCCGTAGTACCAGGGGATGGTTCGGCGCTCGGCGCTTCGGGTACGACGACCGTAGGCGACTCAGAGTTGATAGATGCGGCTAATGGCACCGATGAAGTCGTCGGTGATGATAGAGTAGCTGCCGGCTCCTTGTCGCTATCATCACTAGGTTTTGCTACGCTGCCCATCAGATTACTCACCGCCCTGTCTAGTTCATCGAAGTCAAGTTCTTTTACCATTATTCCCTACCCTTTTGTATTTGCCTTAAACGCTTGTTCTACCATCTCACTAAATGCTTCCGCCTGCAGACTGGCGCCGCCGATCAGCAAACCGTCAATACCGTCTACCGTCAAATAATTCGAAGCGTTGCCTGGCGACACACTGCCACCATACAATACACAAATATCTTTGGCGATCTCTTTGCCGTACAAATGCTCGATCTGGCGGCGAATATGTCCAATGATCATTTCGACGTCTTTTGGCAAGGCGTTGTTGCCGCTGCCAATCGCCCAAACCGGCTCGTAAGCGATAACAGCCTGGCGTAGTTCTTCGCTTGTGAGGTTGGCTACACCGGCAATAATCTGGTCGTGCAATACCGCTGCCGTTTCATTTTCGCTACGTTCGTGCGCCGTTTCGCCGACACAAAGGATCGGTATGATGCCGTGACGGACAGCTGCTTGTACCTTGGCACGGATATCTTTGTTATTTTCATTAAAGATATGGCGCCGCTCACTGTGGCCAATGATGGCATAGTCTACCAGGCCACGGAGCTGGTGAGCCGAAACTTCACCGGTAAAAGCGCCTTCGTCGCGCCAGTACAGATTCTGAGCGGCCAATTTGAACTGACGGCGGTCGACCTGCAAACTAAGTGTCGGCAGCGTGAGCATACCTGGAGCCAGTACTACCTCAACATTGCGGTGCTTTTTGACCACTTTTGCCAGCTTATGAACATATAAACTGGCCTCATGAATCGTGAGGTTCATCTTCCAGTTGCCAACTATCAATTTTTTTGCCGTCACCCTAGATACATTCGCTTACGCTTACTATTGTTTTTAGTGTAGCAGACTGCCCTTCAGGCGTCTAGCAGATGTTCAATGCCTGGCAGTGCTTCACCCGACATCAGTTGCAGGCTTGCACCACCCCCAGTCGAGATATGATCGAAACTACCACCATGTTTCTTGTCCCAGTCGAGCACGAAGTCGACCGTGTCACCACCACCGATAACCGACTGTTTGCCGGTCTGCTTCGTCAGTGCAGCCGCAAGCTCCGCCGAACTTTTCGCAAATGTCGGTAGCTCCGCCAGTCCAAGCGTGCCATTCCAGACGACGGTCTTGGCACGGCGTACGATCTCCACATAGTGTTTAGCTGAGGTGTCACCGATGTCCAGACATAGATCGTCATCGGCAATATGGCCAACTGTTTTGACGGTTCTTACCGCCCCCTTGCCAATTGTTTTTGCCGTCGCCAGATCGTTCGGAAGCACGAGGAACTCATCGACGTTGTCACTACCGACTTTTTTCGCCGCCGCCGCATAAATATCCTTGAGAACACTCGTCTGACCAGTTTCCCGCTTGCTTGCCCCAACACTGCTACCCTTATAGGCCAGAAACGTATTTGCCATAGCCCCGCCAATTAGAATACGATCGGCCTTTTCTATTAAGCGCTGGACAAAGGCAATCTTGTCACTCACCTTTGCACCACCAAGCACCGCTACAAACGGCCGCTCAGGGTGCTCCATTGCCGACGTGATCATGGTATATTCTTTCTCAACTAGCAGGCCGGCAACACTTGGCAGCCAGGCGGTAATCGCCGAGGTGCTGGCATGGTCACGATGAACGACACCGAAGCCGTCCTGCACGAAATACCGTGCACCGCTATCGCGTGCCAGCTGACGAGCGAAATGATCGTCGTTCGCCTCCTCCTCCGGATGGAAGCGCAGATTCTCTAGTACGGTTACACTCCGTTTTGGCGCACGCTTGATAGCCATGCGAACTTTTTCCCCGATCGTTTTATCAACAAAGCGGATTGGCTCACCGAGCAGTTCTGCCAGCCGCTGGGCAACCGGCTCAAGACTAAGCGTTGGGTCGACGCCTTCCGGCCGACCTAGATGAGTGATGATAACAACTTTACAACCTTCTTTGAGCAGCCAGTGAATCGTCGGCAAACTGGCACGGATCCGATAGTCATCCGCAATCGTGCCATCCTCATGAAGCGGCACGTTGTAGTCTGTCCGCACCAGTACCGTCCTTCGTTCGAGCGGCACGTCACGGATCGTTTTTTTGGATAATTTCATGTGTCCCACCAGCTTATTTCTGAGTTTATTGTATCACCCGCACGCGGATCGTGTCGGTCGCACCGATTACTCCAGGCTGGCGGCCGCTCACGATGACAATTTTCACCGGAGCTGTCGTCCCAAAAAAGCCGTCCTCTTTTAGTTGAGTCGCGAGTTCAAGTCCCGCCTTCTCTCCATCTGGGCGGACAAAACTCTTATTGCCGTAACGGAGTGCCAGCTGCTGTGCGGTACGCGTCACACTAGTGACGCTGACAATCGGCAAGTTTGGCCGAAAGGCGGCGATGTCGCGCGCCGTCGCACCCGATTTGGTCTCGGCGACAATAGCGTTGACGCCCAATTCTTCGGCAAGTTTCACCGCGGCGGCGCTGATGGCAGTGCGCTGAGCAATGTCCTGCTTGAGAACCTCGCTGATCGATGCCGGCGGAGTGTGTTCCTGTGTATAGACAATCACCTTTTTCATGGCCGCGACTGCTTCAAGCGGAAACTTGCCCATAGCAGTCTCATCTGACAGCATGACAGCGTCGGTACCGAGCACCACTGCTGTAGCGACATCGCTGACTTCGGCGCGGGTCGGCTCGGGGTTGTCGGTCATACTTGCCATCATCTGTGTTGCGACGATACTGAGCTTGCCATGCTTCCGGCAAAGCGCAATGATACGCCGCTGAATGATCGGTACCACCTCGGCACCAACTTCAACGGCCAAGTCACCGCGCGCCACCATCACGCCGTCACTCTCTCTTACGATTGCCTCCAGTGTCTCCGGCTCAATCGCCGCTTTCGTTTCCACCTTGGCAATAATACGGGCTTCCGACCCACGCTCCGTCAGCAGCTGGCGCAAGGCGTAGACGTCGCGTACCGACTGCACAAAACTGAGTGCCACGTAGTCGATATCCTTCTCGGCACCATAGGTAATATCGGCGATATCTTTCTCGGTGATAATATCGCCGCCAAAATCGGTATCGGGCAGATTGATACCTTTTTTACTAAAGAGTTCGCCGTCGTTTTCAACTTTCACCGTGATCGCGGTATCGGAAATCACGCCGGTGATCGTCGTCCGTATCTTGCCATCAAACAGATGGAGCGGCTGGCCTTTTTCAACTTTCGTAGCTAGATTATACTGCACCGGCAGCGTAAAGCCGCCATCATGTTCGGCCGCATAATCAAGTGTCAGCTCGTCACCCACTTTCACCAAAAGCGGTTGGGTCTTAAGAACACCGAGGCGAATCTTTGGACCCTGAAGGTCTTGCAAGATCGCCACTGGTTTACCGGCTGCCTGGCTAGCGGCACGGATCATCGCGATATGACGATCGGCTGCCTCGGGTGATTCATGACTGAAATTGAGCCGAAAGCCGTTGACACCAGTTGTGATTGCTGTTTTTAGTTGTTCTTCTGAGTCGATCGATGGTCCGACAGTTGCTAATATTTTGGTACGTTTAAAGATAACATTCATGCTCCTACCATTGTAGCAACATTTCCTACTCGCGTCTTTAGACGTAGTATCTTTATCGTTGCAAGGCTTGATGAATCTCGCGTACTCGCTTCATCGTCCGGACAAAATCATTTTTGTCACTATTGGACAAGTCGATAATCCGATAAGTAATGCGGGCAATCGTCGTGTCGAGTTCGTGGAGTTTACCGATGTCCTCGTGACCGGCGAAGACGATGCGCCGCGCAATAAAACGCCCGTGGTACTGCTTTGTCAAACGCTTGTACAGCTCAAGCTTCGCTACCGGATCGGCGTATTTCTTCAGCGAAGCACGGTGTATCCGGCCGTAAAATGCCGTCCGGATTTCCAGTACTTCTGCGTAGTCTATGCCGTGGTCGAGAATGTCGCCAACCAAGCCACCATAGCGCTGACGTAGTTCAAATAGTTCATCTTGCAACTTTTTAGACTGCTGCCGCAGGTTTCTGGTCGCGAAAATACTTGGTCGCTTTAGCGTCTGGCCAGTTCTAGTAGTTACTGTCGCCGTTGTCATTACGCGAGGCTCCCCTGTTGATAACCATAGGAGAGCTGCGGCATAAGCACCGCCTCAATATCCTGTTGGTCGTAACTGCGTTGCCAACGCCCGGCAATCTCATTAAACCGATAGAGCTCGCGAAAATGCGGGTCAATCTTTGCCATAGCCGCCTGGCATGGCGCCAGACTGGTGTAGTAATTTTTTTCAAGCTCAGTCCAATGGGTGCGGCCTGGATATGCCTGGAGGAAGATCTCCCGGCCTCGACGCACGAAGTACTCTTGGTCGTTGTGTGGCGGGTACATTTTGAGTACTTCGAGACCAGCCGACTTTAGATACTTCCTGAGGTCACGATACGGTTGAGGACGTGAACCAGCGACCACGAGCGCATAGGTATAACCCTGCTTATCGGAAAGTATACTGATAAGCGCCTCGTGAGGGGCATTGATATCATCAAAATGTAGATCTGTTATCTCGAGAGCTCTGCCAAAATATTGCTCACTCGTGTCAGTTAGCTCCCGAATGCGCCGCTGGGTATATTCCAGGTTGGTCATAATAAGC carries:
- a CDS encoding dimethyladenosine transferase (RAAC3_TM7_1_62), coding for MAGPKKELGQHWLTDRFILGEIADAAGINAGDTVLEIGPGLGTLTSELLGRAGNVVAVEFDRDLARKLPGQFPGKNLEVIHEDILQFDLATLPKGYVVVANVPYYITSKIVQKLMTAVNKPRITVLLVQKEVAERIAASPGDMSILAIGAQVYAEAELGIEVPREFFVPPPEVDSQVVILKTRTQPLVIPEQEKMFFRLVKAGFSAKRKKLRSSLAAGLAKNKDEVEQLLERAGISPDLRAQDLSIIEWKRTLDTLKE
- a CDS encoding transglycosylase-like protein (RAAC3_TM7_1_63) — its product is MRIRIQRFSPLLIFYACLVAGLGLFALLMIPHAQAAPASGERLITIHDRGREKGIITHANTLRAVFKEARVTLDKNDIVEPGLDETLVTNSYQVNIYRARPIVIVDGTARRLVMSAYQTPSQIAEHAGVILQDEDTATLQMASNLLRDGASEEMIIDRAVPVQLILYGKESTVYTQATTIEQFLKEKRITIGAKDTVSKAATAGITPNMKLEIWRNGKQTVTKEEAVAFETEEIQDANRKVGYRQVKAAGVKGKKMVTYEIVMKNGREVSKKTIQTVIIKQPSKQVEVVGAKFKYTGGPLSNIQITALGNCESGMTANRNSGNGFYGAFQFVPSTWRTVAPEPYNSRMPHQAPLEAQKQAVQNLLSRSSIYTQFPGCARKMQAQGIL
- a CDS encoding ATP-dependent DNA helicase PcrA (RAAC3_TM7_1_64), which encodes MNILEGLNEAQASAVTSGDGPLLILAGAGSGKTKTLTHRIAYLIAEKGIWPEQILAVTFTNKAAREMRERLWKLLSEAPPKRKPAESTSAPSELQREGASMEFISRGAGGQSPPRSFMPWMGTFHGICVRLLRIDGHLIGIQSNFVIYDQDDRQGLVKQAMKDCGVTDKKIKPRVVSDIISSAKNEMVDPDEFEATANYPFQKTVASVYRRYEQLRKEAGALDFDDLLLETVRLFREVPDARKKWRSKFTHIMIDEYQDTNAAQYTIVKSLVGSERNICVVGDDWQSIYSWRGADFTNILNFERDFPGARIIKLEQNYRSSGAILEAAHNVITKNTRRTDKKLWTAEGMGTPVQVHELYDEAEEARLVASRISAQAAIKARTPGDFAVLYRTNAQSYILERAFLQARVPYQIVGGVRFYDRKEIKDVIAYLRLLYQPQDRMSFSRIANVPTRGLGASSLERFMIWQAGSGLDIVTALSRVQEIDGLTPRAKNSFIRLADILQSIDMASEPSAIIEQILERSGYLEYLRDGSPQAEEREGNISSLVSDAKTFAALPDFLEEVALMSSVDESSSEEKVTLMTLHAAKGLEFPVVFMVGMEEGIFPHARVHEAGPSELEEERRLCYVGMTRAREELHLSYAASRLQFGERGYNAPSRFLKDMGNGVSLQAAGADRVSHDEPAYYDEIPELDINDRVRSAQFGDGIIVDVDGLAVTVQFDQGQRKKLNVEYARLQRL
- a CDS encoding hypothetical protein (RAAC3_TM7_1_65), coding for MVKELDFDELDRAVSNLMGSVAKPSDDSDKEPAATLSSPTTSSVPLAASINSESPTVVVPEAPSAEPSPGTTERPSSRVVVPTQRSSGRFMDVVHPSGDMKQSRSLTPPSREGIAITPRPSVAAAVESAKPSEAAAPPVSHDIMPDPISLAESAKPSVTPLSMSGSGSTVLLKDDDQKASAAIADSPFLPDTKVEKRPLGNQPPTGGEDKDLLSSEIMSTDKDDGNPPIPLPAELANDLVTIESKELTAAHAPVMPELEKMTVPSGPTSITQQYKEQPSSGDDSHAAIYDAASVPQPLAHPTKKKAGWLWIVWVVLLLALGGGGAALLYATGIIP
- a CDS encoding triosephosphate isomerase (RAAC3_TM7_1_66), whose protein sequence is MNLTIHEASLYVHKLAKVVKKHRNVEVVLAPGMLTLPTLSLQVDRRQFKLAAQNLYWRDEGAFTGEVSAHQLRGLVDYAIIGHSERRHIFNENNKDIRAKVQAAVRHGIIPILCVGETAHERSENETAAVLHDQIIAGVANLTSEELRQAVIAYEPVWAIGSGNNALPKDVEMIIGHIRRQIEHLYGKEIAKDICVLYGGSVSPGNASNYLTVDGIDGLLIGGASLQAEAFSEMVEQAFKANTKG
- a CDS encoding phosphoglycerate kinase (RAAC3_TM7_1_67); the protein is MKLSKKTIRDVPLERRTVLVRTDYNVPLHEDGTIADDYRIRASLPTIHWLLKEGCKVVIITHLGRPEGVDPTLSLEPVAQRLAELLGEPIRFVDKTIGEKVRMAIKRAPKRSVTVLENLRFHPEEEANDDHFARQLARDSGARYFVQDGFGVVHRDHASTSAITAWLPSVAGLLVEKEYTMITSAMEHPERPFVAVLGGAKVSDKIAFVQRLIEKADRILIGGAMANTFLAYKGSSVGASKRETGQTSVLKDIYAAAAKKVGSDNVDEFLVLPNDLATAKTIGKGAVRTVKTVGHIADDDLCLDIGDTSAKHYVEIVRRAKTVVWNGTLGLAELPTFAKSSAELAAALTKQTGKQSVIGGGDTVDFVLDWDKKHGGSFDHISTGGGASLQLMSGEALPGIEHLLDA
- a CDS encoding pyruvate kinase (RAAC3_TM7_1_68) produces the protein MNVIFKRTKILATVGPSIDSEEQLKTAITTGVNGFRLNFSHESPEAADRHIAMIRAASQAAGKPVAILQDLQGPKIRLGVLKTQPLLVKVGDELTLDYAAEHDGGFTLPVQYNLATKVEKGQPLHLFDGKIRTTITGVISDTAITVKVENDGELFSKKGINLPDTDFGGDIITEKDIADITYGAEKDIDYVALSFVQSVRDVYALRQLLTERGSEARIIAKVETKAAIEPETLEAIVRESDGVMVARGDLAVEVGAEVVPIIQRRIIALCRKHGKLSIVATQMMASMTDNPEPTRAEVSDVATAVVLGTDAVMLSDETAMGKFPLEAVAAMKKVIVYTQEHTPPASISEVLKQDIAQRTAISAAAVKLAEELGVNAIVAETKSGATARDIAAFRPNLPIVSVTSVTRTAQQLALRYGNKSFVRPDGEKAGLELATQLKEDGFFGTTAPVKIVIVSGRQPGVIGATDTIRVRVIQ
- a CDS encoding hypothetical protein (RAAC3_TM7_1_69), encoding MTTATVTTRTGQTLKRPSIFATRNLRQQSKKLQDELFELRQRYGGLVGDILDHGIDYAEVLEIRTAFYGRIHRASLKKYADPVAKLELYKRLTKQYHGRFIARRIVFAGHEDIGKLHELDTTIARITYRIIDLSNSDKNDFVRTMKRVREIHQALQR
- a CDS encoding hypothetical protein (RAAC3_TM7_1_70): MLIMTNLEYTQRRIRELTDTSEQYFGRALEITDLHFDDINAPHEALISILSDKQGYTYALVVAGSRPQPYRDLRKYLKSAGLEVLKMYPPHNDQEYFVRRGREIFLQAYPGRTHWTELEKNYYTSLAPCQAAMAKIDPHFRELYRFNEIAGRWQRSYDQQDIEAVLMPQLSYGYQQGSLA